One stretch of Pirellulales bacterium DNA includes these proteins:
- a CDS encoding proton-conducting transporter membrane subunit has protein sequence QSDIKRLIAYSSVSHLGFCTLGVFSLNRLGIEGGVLQMINHGLSTGGLFAVVGMMYERYHTREISDYSGLARRTPILAFFMLLFTFSSIGVPGLNGFAGEFLLLSGAFQRGWTEVSGDWWLAGRIMSVLAVSGVILGAWYMLWLVQRVFFGPLKEPSHGGGHHEVHDLNTREICALVPLVVFMFWIGLVPQHFLQPMAGTLDPVARQIAVRIDAEHTPAAGPQLAGRMEVKGVARVD, from the coding sequence GCAGAGTGACATCAAGCGATTGATCGCCTATTCGTCGGTCAGCCACCTCGGCTTCTGCACGCTGGGCGTCTTCTCGCTCAATCGCTTGGGTATCGAAGGGGGCGTCCTGCAAATGATCAATCACGGCCTGTCGACCGGCGGCCTGTTCGCGGTCGTGGGCATGATGTACGAGCGCTATCACACCCGCGAGATCAGCGACTATAGCGGCCTGGCGCGCCGCACGCCGATCTTGGCCTTCTTCATGCTGCTGTTCACGTTTTCGAGCATTGGTGTGCCAGGCCTGAACGGGTTCGCCGGCGAATTCTTGTTGCTCTCGGGGGCTTTCCAGCGCGGCTGGACCGAAGTCTCGGGCGACTGGTGGTTGGCCGGCCGCATCATGTCGGTGCTGGCCGTGTCGGGCGTGATCCTGGGTGCCTGGTATATGTTGTGGCTTGTGCAGCGCGTCTTTTTCGGCCCGCTCAAAGAACCTTCGCACGGCGGCGGTCATCACGAAGTCCACGATCTGAACACGCGCGAGATTTGTGCTCTGGTGCCACTCGTCGTGTTCATGTTTTGGATCGGCCTGGTGCCGCAGCATTTTCTCCAGCCGATGGCGGGCACGCTCGATCCGGTGGCCCGGCAGATCGCCGTACGCATCGACGCCGAGCATACGCCTGCCGCAGGGCCGCAGTTGGCTGGCCGCATGGAAGTGAAGGGGGTGGCGCGTGTCGACTGA